In one Halorubrum sp. CBA1229 genomic region, the following are encoded:
- a CDS encoding DUF5820 family protein, giving the protein MSFEALPDGWRVWNEEPSGRAILVYRPDVFDGDDLPAECLPTIYLTNGARKARPGSGQYATDEWHVVLFLEPEVEAVSETLDDRDAGAAAAVDVAERFVAGDVDYRAAYQVPREDYFERLDDCIDRD; this is encoded by the coding sequence ATGAGCTTCGAGGCGCTGCCGGACGGCTGGCGGGTGTGGAACGAGGAGCCGAGCGGCCGGGCCATCCTCGTCTACCGTCCCGACGTGTTCGACGGCGACGACCTCCCGGCCGAGTGCCTGCCGACCATCTACCTCACGAACGGCGCGCGCAAGGCCCGCCCGGGATCCGGCCAGTACGCGACCGACGAGTGGCACGTCGTCCTCTTCTTAGAGCCCGAGGTCGAGGCGGTCTCGGAGACCCTCGACGACCGCGACGCCGGCGCGGCCGCGGCCGTCGACGTCGCGGAGCGGTTCGTCGCGGGCGACGTCGACTACCGCGCCGCCTACCAGGTGCCGCGCGAGGACTACTTCGAGCGGCTGGACGACTGTATCGACCGGGACTGA
- the gatE gene encoding Glu-tRNA(Gln) amidotransferase subunit GatE, with amino-acid sequence MSTDATPEYDHEELGLVAGLEIHQQLDTETKLFCDSPTTEREPDEAEREITRRLHPTKSELGELDDAAMEESRVDREFTYLAYDTTCLVEEDDEPPRRVDEEALSVALQIADLLDISVVDQAHVMRKLVIDGSNTSGFQRSILLGQEGEIETSEGTVSIVDLMLEEESAKRVEETDDGVVYSLDRLGVPLVEIGTGPDIRSPEGAREAAERIGMLLRSTGAVKRGLGTIRQDVNVSIAEGARVEVKGVQDLQGIEDIVRGEVGRQAELLAIRDELRERDASVGDVSDATDVFADTDSGVIRGALDSGGKVTAVPLFGFDGLVGREIQPDRRLGTELSDHAKRHGAGGIFHTDELPAYGVTEAEVEALRDAVGAGPEDAVAIVAADPETADLAIEAAADRAVAAIEGVPEETRGANEDGTTRYLRPLPGAARMYPETDVPPVEPDPSDVDRPELLDEKTDRYVEAFDLDRGLAEQVAFGRRFPLFETAVDRGVDPTFAASTLESTTTEIRRDGAPVENLTDEHFLDLFALVEDGDLAKEGVPEVLTTLAERPDLTAEEAIEEAGLSGVSEDAVREAVVEVVERNADQIAEEGMGAFSGLMGEAMGALRGKADGEVVSDVLREEIGKRS; translated from the coding sequence ATGAGTACGGACGCGACCCCCGAGTACGACCACGAGGAGCTGGGGCTCGTCGCCGGGCTGGAGATCCACCAGCAGCTCGACACGGAGACGAAGCTGTTCTGCGACTCCCCGACGACCGAGCGCGAGCCGGACGAGGCCGAGCGGGAGATCACCCGTCGGCTCCACCCGACGAAGAGCGAGCTCGGCGAGCTCGACGACGCCGCGATGGAGGAGAGCCGCGTCGACCGCGAGTTCACCTACCTCGCGTACGACACCACCTGCCTCGTCGAGGAGGACGACGAACCGCCCCGCCGCGTCGACGAGGAGGCGCTCTCCGTCGCGCTGCAGATCGCCGACCTGCTCGACATCTCGGTCGTCGACCAGGCGCACGTGATGCGGAAGCTCGTCATCGACGGCTCGAACACCTCCGGCTTCCAGCGGTCGATCCTGCTCGGTCAGGAAGGGGAGATCGAGACGAGCGAGGGGACGGTGTCGATCGTCGATCTCATGTTAGAGGAGGAGTCGGCCAAGCGCGTCGAGGAGACGGACGACGGCGTCGTCTACTCGCTGGACCGGCTCGGCGTCCCCCTCGTCGAGATCGGGACCGGACCGGACATCCGGAGCCCCGAGGGCGCCCGCGAGGCCGCCGAGCGCATCGGGATGCTGCTCCGCTCGACGGGCGCGGTCAAGCGCGGGCTCGGGACGATCCGCCAAGACGTCAACGTCTCCATCGCCGAGGGCGCCCGCGTCGAGGTGAAGGGCGTGCAGGACCTGCAGGGGATCGAGGACATCGTCCGCGGCGAGGTCGGTCGGCAGGCCGAGCTGCTCGCGATCCGCGACGAGCTCCGCGAGCGCGACGCGAGCGTGGGCGACGTCTCGGACGCGACCGACGTCTTCGCCGACACCGACTCGGGGGTCATCCGCGGCGCGCTCGACTCTGGCGGGAAGGTGACCGCCGTCCCCCTGTTCGGCTTCGACGGCCTCGTCGGGCGCGAGATCCAGCCGGACCGTCGGCTCGGCACGGAGCTCTCGGACCACGCGAAGCGTCACGGCGCGGGCGGGATCTTCCACACCGACGAGCTGCCGGCGTACGGCGTGACCGAGGCGGAGGTCGAGGCGCTCCGCGACGCGGTCGGCGCCGGGCCCGAGGACGCGGTCGCCATCGTCGCCGCCGACCCGGAGACGGCCGACCTCGCGATCGAGGCCGCCGCCGACCGCGCCGTCGCCGCGATCGAGGGCGTCCCCGAGGAGACGCGCGGCGCCAACGAGGACGGCACCACCCGGTACCTCCGTCCGCTCCCCGGCGCGGCGCGGATGTACCCCGAGACGGACGTGCCGCCGGTCGAGCCCGACCCGTCCGACGTGGACCGACCGGAGCTGCTCGACGAGAAGACCGACCGCTACGTCGAGGCGTTCGACCTCGACCGCGGGCTCGCGGAGCAGGTCGCGTTCGGGCGTCGCTTCCCGCTGTTCGAGACCGCGGTCGACCGCGGCGTCGACCCCACCTTCGCGGCCTCGACGCTCGAGTCGACGACGACGGAGATCCGACGCGACGGGGCCCCGGTCGAGAACCTGACGGACGAGCACTTCCTCGACCTGTTCGCGCTCGTCGAGGACGGCGACCTCGCGAAGGAGGGCGTGCCGGAGGTGTTGACGACGCTCGCGGAGCGCCCCGATCTCACGGCCGAAGAAGCGATCGAGGAGGCGGGGCTCTCCGGCGTGAGCGAGGACGCGGTGCGCGAGGCGGTCGTCGAGGTCGTCGAGCGCAACGCCGACCAGATCGCCGAGGAGGGGATGGGCGCGTTCTCGGGGCTGATGGGCGAGGCCATGGGCGCGCTCCGCGGGAAGGCCGACGGCGAGGTCGTCTCCGACGTGCTCCGCGAGGAGATCGGCAAGCGGTCGTAG
- a CDS encoding universal stress protein — MDLYDRILVPTDGSAEGECAVAHALDLAAVHDAAVHTLYVVDTARYAGMPMEASWEGIGELLQDDADEAVAAVEDLAAETDVDVDSAVVEGTPSREIIRYAEENDCDLVVMGTHGRGGIDRLLLGSVAEKVVRGCAVPVLTVRIDGDVPAEPSVAGAATGRT; from the coding sequence ATGGACCTGTACGACCGGATCCTCGTTCCGACCGACGGCTCCGCCGAAGGCGAGTGCGCCGTTGCGCACGCGCTCGACCTCGCCGCGGTCCACGATGCGGCCGTACACACGCTGTACGTCGTCGACACGGCGAGATACGCGGGAATGCCGATGGAGGCCTCGTGGGAGGGGATCGGCGAGCTCCTACAGGATGACGCCGACGAGGCGGTCGCGGCGGTCGAGGACCTGGCAGCGGAGACCGACGTCGACGTGGACTCGGCGGTCGTCGAGGGGACGCCCAGCCGCGAGATCATCCGGTACGCCGAGGAGAACGACTGCGACCTCGTCGTGATGGGGACCCACGGCCGCGGCGGGATCGACCGGCTCCTGCTCGGGAGCGTCGCCGAGAAGGTCGTCCGCGGCTGCGCCGTCCCCGTCCTGACGGTCCGGATCGACGGCGACGTTCCGGCAGAGCCGAGCGTCGCGGGAGCCGCGACCGGGCGGACGTAG
- the purF gene encoding amidophosphoribosyltransferase, with product MNAGGDHTADEPREKCGVVGISLADREAARPLYYALYALQHRGQESAGIVTHDGFQQHSHVERGLVGDAFEKGDLESLSGGTGIGHVRYPTAGSLDKSCAQPFSVSFKSGSLGLSHNGNLVNADEVREELAAAGHAFTSDGDTEVIAHDLARNLLEEDLVRAVKHTMNRIHGSYSLAITHDDTVLGVRDPLGNRPLCLGKIDGGYVLASESAAIDTLDGELIRDVRPGELVVLDPDGQGYDTYQLVERESTAHCFFEHVYFARPDSVIDDNLVYEVRRKLGRKLWEESGVESDVVMPVPDSGRAFASGYADAAGETTAGGEPRPDGDAGIEFAEGLMKNRYVGRTFIMPTQDERERAVRLKLNPIRSTVEGKSVTIIDDSIVRGTTSTQLVELVREAGAEEVHLRIGAPAIIAPCYFGIDMATREELIAADASTDEIREEVGADSLSYLSIDAVAEALGESRADLCLGCVTGEYPFDVEGEESDRDLDAVTPDPAPADD from the coding sequence ATGAACGCCGGTGGGGACCACACCGCTGACGAGCCGCGAGAGAAGTGCGGCGTCGTCGGCATCTCGCTCGCTGACCGCGAGGCCGCGCGGCCGCTGTACTACGCGCTGTACGCGCTCCAACACCGCGGGCAGGAGTCCGCGGGGATCGTCACGCACGACGGGTTCCAACAGCACAGCCACGTCGAGCGGGGGCTCGTCGGCGACGCGTTCGAGAAGGGCGACCTCGAGTCGCTGTCGGGCGGGACCGGCATCGGTCACGTCCGGTACCCGACCGCCGGGAGCCTCGACAAGAGCTGCGCGCAGCCGTTCTCCGTCTCGTTTAAGTCCGGATCGCTCGGGCTCTCGCACAACGGCAACCTCGTCAACGCCGACGAGGTGCGCGAGGAGCTGGCCGCCGCGGGCCACGCGTTCACCTCGGACGGCGACACCGAGGTGATCGCCCACGACCTCGCGCGCAACCTCCTCGAGGAGGACCTCGTGCGCGCCGTCAAACACACGATGAACCGCATCCACGGCTCCTACTCGCTGGCGATCACCCACGACGACACCGTCCTCGGCGTGCGCGACCCGCTCGGGAACCGCCCGCTGTGCCTCGGGAAGATCGACGGCGGCTACGTCCTCGCGAGCGAGTCCGCCGCCATCGACACGCTCGACGGCGAGCTCATCCGGGACGTGCGACCGGGCGAGCTCGTCGTCCTCGACCCCGACGGGCAGGGGTACGACACGTACCAGCTCGTCGAGCGCGAGTCGACCGCCCACTGCTTCTTCGAGCACGTCTACTTCGCGCGCCCCGACTCCGTCATCGACGACAACCTCGTGTACGAGGTCCGGCGCAAGCTCGGCCGGAAGCTCTGGGAGGAGTCGGGCGTCGAGTCGGACGTGGTGATGCCGGTCCCGGACTCGGGCCGAGCGTTCGCCTCCGGCTACGCCGACGCGGCCGGCGAGACGACCGCCGGCGGGGAGCCGCGCCCGGACGGCGACGCCGGTATCGAGTTCGCCGAGGGGCTGATGAAGAACCGGTACGTCGGCCGGACGTTCATCATGCCGACGCAGGACGAGCGCGAGCGCGCGGTCCGGCTGAAGCTCAATCCGATCCGGTCGACCGTGGAGGGGAAGTCCGTCACCATCATCGACGACTCCATCGTCCGGGGGACGACCTCGACGCAGCTGGTCGAGCTCGTCCGCGAGGCCGGCGCCGAGGAGGTCCACCTCCGCATCGGCGCGCCGGCGATCATCGCGCCCTGCTACTTCGGGATCGACATGGCGACCCGCGAGGAGCTGATCGCCGCCGACGCCTCCACCGATGAGATCCGGGAGGAGGTCGGCGCCGACTCCCTATCGTATCTCTCGATCGACGCCGTCGCCGAGGCGCTCGGCGAGAGCCGCGCGGACCTCTGTCTCGGTTGCGTCACCGGTGAGTACCCGTTCGACGTCGAGGGTGAGGAGAGCGACCGCGACCTCGACGCCGTCACGCCGGATCCCGCGCCGGCGGACGACTGA
- a CDS encoding Lrp/AsnC family transcriptional regulator, which produces MDERDVRLLKAISDLGTGSPERLHEETQIPVSTIHYRLNNLREAGVIENDLYDLDHEALGLGVTVIVEVLADYEGPYEEFADELLSVEGVTEAFFTMGETDFVVLARLSSSDMVERLISDFEAIPEVERTNSTFTIAALRDESRAPATYELDTLIAELTD; this is translated from the coding sequence ATGGACGAGCGCGACGTGCGGCTGTTGAAGGCGATATCGGACCTGGGCACCGGGAGCCCCGAGCGGCTCCACGAGGAGACGCAGATTCCGGTGTCGACGATTCACTACCGGCTGAACAACCTCCGCGAGGCCGGCGTGATCGAGAACGACCTGTACGACCTCGACCACGAGGCGCTCGGGCTCGGCGTCACCGTGATCGTCGAGGTGCTCGCCGACTACGAAGGCCCGTACGAGGAGTTCGCGGACGAACTGCTCTCCGTCGAGGGCGTCACGGAGGCGTTCTTCACGATGGGCGAGACCGACTTCGTCGTCCTCGCGCGGCTCTCCTCGTCGGACATGGTCGAGCGACTCATCAGCGACTTCGAGGCGATCCCGGAGGTCGAGCGCACGAACTCGACGTTCACGATCGCCGCCCTCCGCGACGAGTCGCGCGCGCCGGCGACCTACGAGCTCGACACGCTGATCGCGGAGCTGACGGACTGA
- a CDS encoding halocyanin domain-containing protein: MTSDADDATMSRRGLFRAGAAGAAVATGLAAGSGTAAAQYGGWLDDVDNYDGTHDYTGQDEVTVDVGAVNGLRFGPAAILIDPGTTVVWEWTGEGGAHNVVAEDETFDSGETVSEEGTTFEHTFDDASDGDTFNYYCVPHETVGMKGAVAVGSVDDDLVDPNAGGSDGGDGGSGDGGGGDGGDGGDGGGRTLSAGDIGALALGFGFAGALLVPLFYAAHRMANDER, encoded by the coding sequence ATGACATCCGACGCCGACGACGCGACGATGAGTCGCCGCGGGCTGTTCAGGGCCGGCGCCGCTGGCGCCGCCGTCGCGACCGGCCTCGCCGCCGGGTCCGGGACCGCCGCCGCCCAGTACGGGGGCTGGCTCGACGACGTGGACAACTACGACGGCACGCACGACTACACCGGTCAAGACGAGGTCACCGTCGATGTCGGCGCGGTCAACGGGCTCAGATTCGGCCCGGCGGCGATCCTCATCGACCCCGGGACGACCGTCGTCTGGGAGTGGACCGGCGAGGGCGGCGCGCACAACGTCGTCGCAGAAGACGAGACGTTCGACAGCGGCGAGACGGTGAGCGAGGAGGGGACCACCTTCGAGCACACCTTCGACGACGCGTCCGACGGCGACACGTTCAACTACTACTGCGTTCCCCACGAGACGGTCGGGATGAAGGGCGCCGTCGCCGTCGGCTCCGTCGACGACGACCTCGTCGACCCGAACGCGGGCGGGAGCGACGGCGGCGACGGCGGAAGCGGTGACGGTGGAGGCGGTGACGGCGGTGACGGCGGTGACGGCGGCGGCCGCACCCTCAGCGCGGGCGACATCGGCGCGCTCGCGCTCGGGTTCGGGTTCGCCGGGGCGCTGCTCGTCCCGCTCTTCTACGCGGCCCACCGGATGGCGAACGACGAGCGGTAG
- a CDS encoding DMT family transporter, which yields MNLRNLLSTPESVVAAFVLLAVLWGTSFVAIEAGLHHFPPLLFAGVRYAIAGVIVLGVAAVASGRTVPRGRDEWLGVAVAGTFVIAAYHGLLYVGELRISGAVAAVVVSLAPVLTAVFAALLLPNERLGPVEVGGFALGILGVVVIADPMEAGVGSAAIVGVALAFAGAVAFSLGAVLLRPLRTDLPIAALQGWAMVLGAGLLFVGAAVFGESPAAIEWNRTAIVSLAYLTLLSGVLAFLIYFALLDAVGPAQLHLVGYAEPVVAAVGSWVLFGSLIEAEAIVGFVAILAGFLALERHEIAAYVGFDAYHWPAEIGRK from the coding sequence ATGAATCTACGGAACCTGCTTTCTACTCCTGAATCGGTCGTCGCCGCGTTCGTCCTCCTCGCGGTCCTTTGGGGCACCTCCTTCGTCGCCATCGAGGCCGGGCTGCACCACTTCCCGCCGCTGCTGTTCGCCGGCGTCAGGTACGCGATCGCCGGCGTGATCGTGCTGGGAGTCGCCGCGGTCGCGTCGGGTCGAACGGTCCCCCGCGGTCGCGACGAGTGGCTCGGCGTCGCCGTGGCGGGGACCTTCGTGATCGCCGCCTACCACGGCCTGTTGTACGTCGGCGAGCTCCGCATCTCCGGAGCGGTCGCCGCCGTGGTCGTGAGCCTCGCGCCGGTGTTGACCGCGGTGTTCGCCGCCCTCCTCCTCCCGAACGAGCGGCTCGGTCCCGTCGAGGTCGGCGGCTTCGCGCTCGGGATCCTCGGCGTCGTCGTGATCGCCGACCCGATGGAGGCGGGGGTGGGAAGCGCCGCCATCGTCGGCGTCGCGCTCGCGTTCGCCGGCGCGGTCGCCTTCTCGCTGGGCGCGGTCCTGCTCCGGCCGCTCCGAACGGACCTCCCGATCGCCGCCCTCCAGGGGTGGGCGATGGTGCTCGGCGCCGGGCTCCTGTTCGTCGGCGCCGCCGTGTTCGGCGAGTCGCCGGCGGCGATCGAGTGGAACCGGACCGCCATAGTATCGTTAGCGTACCTCACGCTGCTGTCCGGCGTCCTCGCGTTCCTGATCTACTTCGCGCTGCTCGACGCGGTCGGGCCCGCGCAGCTCCACCTGGTCGGGTACGCCGAGCCCGTCGTCGCCGCGGTCGGGAGCTGGGTCCTGTTCGGCAGCCTGATCGAGGCGGAGGCGATCGTCGGCTTCGTCGCGATTCTCGCCGGGTTCCTCGCGCTCGAACGGCACGAGATCGCCGCGTACGTCGGGTTCGACGCGTACCACTGGCCCGCCGAGATCGGGCGGAAGTGA
- a CDS encoding DUF420 domain-containing protein, whose product MSEWARENVPLLTAISSVVALAVVFGAVGGAIPSALLPRASDAVLAAIPHFNAAVSATAIVTILLGWRAISRGNVRRHRALMLTSFGLFTAFLGAYLYRLIHVGTTEFPGPETVYTYLYLPFLGIHILLAICCLPFVFYALLLAATRPYEELYHTRHAQVGLVAAVLWLISFTMGIGVYVMLYHAF is encoded by the coding sequence ATGTCCGAGTGGGCCCGCGAGAACGTCCCGCTTTTGACCGCCATCTCCTCCGTCGTCGCCCTCGCCGTGGTGTTCGGCGCCGTCGGCGGCGCGATCCCGAGCGCCCTCCTTCCGCGCGCGAGCGACGCCGTGCTCGCCGCGATCCCGCACTTCAACGCCGCCGTCTCGGCGACCGCGATCGTCACCATCCTCCTCGGGTGGCGAGCCATCTCGCGCGGGAACGTGCGCCGGCACCGCGCGCTCATGCTGACGTCGTTCGGCCTCTTTACCGCCTTCCTCGGCGCCTACCTCTACCGGCTGATCCACGTCGGCACGACCGAGTTCCCGGGCCCGGAGACCGTCTACACCTACCTCTACCTCCCCTTCCTCGGGATCCACATCCTGCTCGCGATCTGCTGTCTCCCGTTCGTCTTCTACGCCCTCCTGCTCGCTGCGACCCGTCCGTACGAGGAACTGTACCACACGCGACACGCGCAGGTCGGCCTCGTCGCCGCCGTCCTCTGGCTGATATCCTTCACGATGGGGATCGGCGTCTACGTCATGTTGTACCACGCGTTCTGA
- a CDS encoding phosphate-starvation-inducible PsiE family protein yields the protein MADPPPTDASDDPSASDRTPDPAVAKTRGDRVSDATNRFIHGVELAAAALFALLFGIGVVDLAIQIVESVPTGEITDPNTVIGFIETGLLLLIIVEVYETVVAYIEQSDTRRIVRLVIYTGVIAMVRKVIIFRTTEYPTTQDALFAAFSYTLVILGLVALLYVERSVGSSLTPE from the coding sequence ATGGCTGACCCGCCTCCAACCGATGCCTCCGACGACCCGTCCGCGTCGGACCGCACCCCCGACCCGGCCGTCGCGAAGACGCGCGGGGACCGAGTCTCCGACGCGACGAACCGGTTCATCCACGGCGTCGAACTCGCCGCCGCGGCGCTTTTCGCACTGCTGTTCGGCATCGGCGTCGTCGACCTCGCGATACAGATCGTCGAGTCGGTTCCGACCGGCGAGATAACGGACCCGAACACCGTCATCGGCTTCATCGAGACCGGCCTGCTGCTGCTGATCATCGTCGAGGTGTACGAGACGGTGGTCGCCTACATCGAGCAGAGCGACACCCGCCGGATCGTGAGGCTGGTGATCTACACCGGCGTCATCGCGATGGTCCGGAAGGTGATCATCTTCCGAACCACGGAGTACCCGACGACGCAGGACGCCCTGTTCGCCGCGTTCTCCTACACGCTCGTGATACTCGGCCTCGTTGCGCTGCTGTACGTTGAGCGGTCGGTGGGGAGTTCGCTGACGCCCGAGTGA
- a CDS encoding metal-dependent hydrolase, whose product MLFATHLLVAAGIGWLSGRPRVRRRLADGSRGSAAGALSTGWLVAGAALPDVVDKPLGALGVVDVYQSVGHSALLVPLAVAVAASHRRGLAVAVGWGSHLALDALHVTVNGRAGDALFLAWPVIERPDPIAIPPGEFALFYLGSPSFFLEVALWLAAVLLALRSRFAVDADRERDR is encoded by the coding sequence GTGCTGTTCGCGACCCACCTCCTCGTCGCCGCCGGCATCGGGTGGCTCTCGGGCCGGCCGCGAGTCCGGCGGCGGCTCGCGGACGGGTCGAGGGGCTCGGCCGCCGGGGCGCTCTCGACCGGCTGGCTCGTCGCCGGCGCCGCGCTCCCGGACGTCGTCGACAAGCCGCTCGGCGCCCTCGGCGTCGTCGACGTCTACCAGTCGGTCGGCCACTCAGCGCTGCTCGTTCCCCTCGCCGTCGCCGTCGCCGCGAGTCACCGGCGCGGGCTCGCGGTCGCGGTGGGGTGGGGATCGCACCTCGCGCTCGACGCGCTCCACGTGACCGTGAACGGGCGGGCGGGCGACGCGCTGTTCCTCGCGTGGCCGGTCATCGAGCGGCCCGACCCGATCGCGATCCCGCCGGGGGAGTTCGCGCTGTTCTACCTCGGGAGCCCCTCGTTTTTCCTCGAGGTCGCGCTGTGGCTGGCTGCCGTCCTCCTCGCGTTGCGGTCGCGGTTCGCCGTCGACGCGGACCGAGAAAGGGATCGGTGA
- a CDS encoding redox-regulated ATPase YchF has translation MSYRIGLVGKPSVGKSTFFNAATMNDVPEGAYPFTTIDPTVGEAYVRVDCAAPEFDESCTPSVGVCREGTRFVPVKLVDVAGLVPGAHEGRGLGNQFLTDLNETDVLIHVVDFSGKTDIEGETTEGHDPREDIDFLEAELDEWYLDVLRKGLEKYETRYHGSEAAVEAELAEQMSAFGIDKDRMKRVILAEGLELDPETWDDADEASLAREIRKRTKPMVVAANKMDTPEAQANWEEITADPDYDHLSFVPASAHAEKALKNANEAGVVDYTPGESEFDVVGDVSGEQEAGLDRIGEFVGDYDGTGVQGALESAVFDVLGCIAVFPGSANGSKDEKGVFRDCFILPEGSTTEDFAFHIHSDIGEGLLHGTDCRSGRQVGTDHALDHRDVIELVSTKQLAP, from the coding sequence ATGAGTTATCGGATCGGCCTCGTCGGCAAGCCCTCCGTGGGGAAGTCGACGTTTTTCAACGCCGCGACGATGAACGACGTGCCCGAGGGCGCGTACCCGTTCACCACGATCGACCCGACCGTCGGCGAGGCGTACGTCCGCGTCGACTGCGCCGCCCCCGAGTTCGACGAGAGCTGCACGCCGAGCGTCGGCGTCTGCCGCGAGGGGACCCGCTTCGTCCCCGTCAAGCTCGTCGACGTCGCCGGGCTCGTCCCGGGCGCCCACGAGGGGCGGGGGCTCGGCAACCAGTTCCTCACGGACCTCAACGAGACGGACGTGCTGATCCACGTCGTCGACTTCTCGGGCAAGACGGACATCGAGGGCGAGACGACGGAGGGCCACGACCCGCGCGAGGACATCGACTTCCTCGAGGCGGAGCTCGACGAGTGGTACCTCGACGTGCTCCGGAAGGGCCTCGAGAAGTACGAGACGCGCTACCACGGGTCCGAGGCCGCCGTCGAGGCGGAGCTCGCCGAGCAGATGTCGGCGTTCGGCATCGACAAGGACCGGATGAAGCGCGTCATCCTCGCCGAAGGGCTCGAGCTGGACCCGGAGACGTGGGACGACGCGGACGAGGCGTCGCTCGCGCGGGAGATCCGGAAGCGCACGAAGCCGATGGTCGTCGCCGCCAACAAGATGGACACGCCCGAGGCGCAGGCGAACTGGGAGGAGATCACCGCGGACCCCGACTACGACCACCTCTCCTTCGTCCCCGCGAGCGCCCACGCCGAGAAGGCGCTTAAAAACGCGAACGAGGCCGGCGTCGTCGACTACACGCCCGGCGAGAGCGAATTCGACGTCGTCGGCGACGTCTCGGGCGAGCAGGAAGCCGGCCTCGACCGGATCGGTGAGTTCGTCGGCGACTACGACGGCACCGGCGTCCAGGGCGCGCTGGAGTCGGCCGTCTTCGACGTGCTCGGCTGCATCGCCGTCTTCCCCGGCTCCGCGAACGGGAGCAAAGACGAGAAGGGCGTCTTCCGCGACTGTTTCATCCTCCCCGAGGGGTCGACGACGGAGGACTTCGCGTTCCACATCCACTCGGACATCGGCGAGGGGCTCCTCCACGGCACCGACTGCCGGAGCGGGCGGCAGGTGGGCACCGACCACGCGCTCGACCACCGCGACGTGATCGAGCTGGTCTCGACGAAACAGCTCGCGCCGTAG
- a CDS encoding biotin--[acetyl-CoA-carboxylase] ligase, which produces MDTRRALLDALEDGPVSGPALAAELDVSRTAVWKAVEALREEGFAVESTSDGYAAPADPAYCAAGIEFGLDAPYAVEYHEGLPSTNDRARELAAEGAADVAVVADEQTGGRGRLDREWVAPSGGVWLSLVTRPTVPPARAPLFTLAAAVATVDACREAGVDAHIKWPNDVLVGAPDASVGRGGRGGRKVAGVLTEMEGEADRVSWLVAGVGVNANVDAETLPAGATSLREELGEPVDRRRFAATLLERFAALAGTPDRTDRILPAWRDRASTLGKRVRVETSTGAVSGTAVDVESPGALVIDTGEGTRRVHAGDCEHLRDADD; this is translated from the coding sequence ATGGACACGCGTCGCGCGCTGCTCGACGCCCTCGAGGACGGCCCCGTCTCGGGACCGGCGCTCGCCGCCGAGCTCGACGTCTCGCGGACGGCGGTGTGGAAGGCGGTCGAGGCGCTCCGCGAGGAGGGGTTCGCCGTCGAGTCGACGTCTGACGGCTACGCCGCGCCCGCCGACCCCGCGTACTGCGCGGCCGGGATCGAGTTCGGGCTCGACGCGCCGTACGCGGTGGAGTATCACGAAGGCCTCCCGTCGACGAACGACCGCGCCCGCGAACTGGCGGCCGAGGGCGCGGCGGACGTCGCCGTGGTCGCCGACGAGCAGACCGGCGGGCGGGGGCGGCTGGACCGGGAGTGGGTCGCGCCGAGCGGCGGCGTCTGGCTCTCGCTCGTCACGCGGCCGACGGTGCCGCCGGCCCGAGCGCCGCTTTTCACCCTCGCCGCGGCGGTCGCGACGGTCGACGCCTGCCGCGAGGCCGGCGTCGACGCGCACATCAAGTGGCCGAACGACGTGCTCGTGGGCGCCCCCGACGCCTCGGTCGGTCGCGGCGGTCGCGGCGGCCGCAAGGTCGCGGGGGTCCTCACGGAGATGGAGGGGGAGGCCGACCGGGTCTCGTGGCTCGTCGCGGGCGTCGGCGTCAACGCCAACGTCGACGCCGAGACGCTTCCGGCGGGCGCGACGTCCCTCCGGGAAGAACTCGGGGAGCCAGTCGACAGGCGTCGGTTCGCCGCGACCCTCCTCGAACGCTTCGCGGCGCTCGCGGGGACGCCGGACCGGACGGACCGGATCCTGCCGGCGTGGCGCGACCGGGCGAGCACGCTCGGGAAGCGGGTGCGGGTGGAGACGTCGACCGGGGCCGTCTCGGGGACCGCCGTCGACGTCGAGTCGCCGGGCGCACTCGTGATCGACACCGGCGAGGGAACGCGACGAGTCCACGCCGGTGACTGCGAGCACCTCCGAGACGCGGACGACTGA
- a CDS encoding 2Fe-2S iron-sulfur cluster-binding protein, with product MSDESAEPVPVVVLDGDERTELSIERGRNLRRALLAADLSPYAAATRRLNCGGRGLCATCGVRIREGPPPDHWHDRLAARFGYPRLSCQVTVDGPMTVELVDKRVWGSRESREGD from the coding sequence ATGAGCGACGAGAGCGCCGAACCAGTCCCGGTGGTCGTCCTCGACGGCGACGAGCGCACCGAGCTGTCGATCGAGCGGGGGCGGAACCTCCGGCGGGCGCTGCTCGCGGCCGACCTGTCGCCGTACGCCGCGGCGACGCGCCGCCTGAATTGTGGCGGGCGCGGGCTGTGTGCCACCTGCGGCGTCCGGATCCGCGAGGGGCCGCCGCCGGACCACTGGCACGACCGGCTCGCGGCCCGCTTCGGCTACCCGCGGCTCTCCTGTCAGGTGACGGTCGACGGGCCGATGACGGTCGAGCTCGTCGACAAGCGGGTGTGGGGGTCGCGCGAGTCGAGAGAGGGCGACTGA